In a genomic window of Streptomyces sp. SJL17-4:
- a CDS encoding peptide-N4-asparagine amidase has translation MRSLKIMSMLSGLVLAAGALLTAHPAAADGPNGPTPPAEFTSDWHDPVTAVPPVGTPGTRSCEVTLAAAQFRDFTPYQGSYTPPKECGTRWNKVVLRLEGSVKGRQYDRLGYLSVGGVEILRTSTPQPSPDGITWSVEKDVTRYRDTLSRPGAVEMLIGNVVNETYTGVLDVRVTLTFHTAQGRVKPATGTPDRVIPLTGPTLTTPRNTERVLAEVYATGSGGGCEEYWYLSVPDAAPYSCRATDGPHREVRVSVDGRLAGIAAPFPTVWTGGWSNPFLWYVTPGPRAFDVQPILYDLTPFAAVLNDGRAHRVEVTVAGVPAGQSGWSTPTNVLLWQDEGSRVVTGGLDRHEETTPRNSSVHTPGTGESLHRVDTDAGHRLTVAGHLNTSHGRVTTTVDRTVAHTSVHRWGEGENPDAFTARWTDRETVTSGRTVTRADRTYTMDGETTIGAGDRLRTVLTLGDRADTSVVRDGRRLSWSRLDDTYTGDATYTTGVPRDQRHAVGTTNERYRLYGSEGCYDRSLTTVQGTVTQDLRRC, from the coding sequence ATGAGATCACTCAAGATCATGAGCATGCTCAGCGGCCTGGTGCTCGCCGCGGGCGCGCTCCTCACCGCCCACCCGGCCGCCGCCGACGGTCCGAACGGCCCGACGCCCCCGGCCGAGTTCACGAGCGACTGGCACGACCCGGTCACCGCCGTCCCGCCCGTCGGGACTCCCGGCACCCGCAGCTGCGAGGTGACCCTCGCCGCCGCCCAGTTCCGCGACTTCACCCCCTACCAGGGGAGTTACACCCCGCCGAAGGAATGCGGCACCAGGTGGAACAAGGTCGTCCTGCGCCTCGAAGGCAGTGTCAAGGGCCGCCAGTACGACCGCCTCGGGTACCTCTCCGTCGGCGGCGTGGAGATCCTCCGCACCTCCACGCCCCAGCCCTCGCCCGACGGCATCACCTGGTCGGTCGAGAAGGACGTCACCCGCTACCGCGACACCCTCAGCCGCCCCGGCGCCGTCGAGATGCTCATCGGCAATGTCGTGAACGAGACCTACACCGGCGTCCTCGACGTCCGCGTCACCCTCACCTTCCACACCGCCCAGGGCCGCGTGAAACCCGCCACCGGTACGCCCGACCGGGTGATCCCCCTCACCGGCCCCACCCTCACCACCCCGCGCAACACCGAACGCGTCCTCGCCGAGGTGTACGCCACCGGCTCCGGCGGCGGCTGCGAGGAGTACTGGTACCTCTCCGTCCCCGACGCCGCCCCCTACTCGTGCCGGGCCACCGACGGCCCCCACCGGGAGGTCCGCGTCTCCGTCGACGGACGCCTCGCCGGCATCGCCGCCCCGTTCCCCACGGTCTGGACCGGCGGCTGGTCGAACCCCTTCCTCTGGTACGTCACCCCCGGCCCGCGTGCCTTCGACGTCCAGCCGATCCTCTACGACCTGACCCCGTTCGCCGCCGTCCTCAACGACGGCCGCGCCCACCGCGTGGAGGTCACCGTCGCCGGGGTCCCGGCCGGCCAGTCGGGCTGGTCCACCCCCACGAACGTCCTCCTCTGGCAGGACGAGGGCAGCCGGGTCGTCACCGGTGGCCTCGACCGCCACGAGGAGACCACCCCGCGCAACTCCTCCGTCCACACCCCGGGCACCGGGGAGTCCCTCCACCGGGTCGACACCGACGCCGGCCACCGGCTCACCGTCGCCGGACACCTGAACACCTCGCACGGCCGGGTCACCACCACCGTCGACCGGACCGTCGCCCACACCTCCGTGCACCGCTGGGGCGAGGGGGAGAACCCGGACGCGTTCACCGCGCGCTGGACCGACCGCGAGACCGTGACCAGCGGCCGGACCGTCACCCGCGCCGACCGGACGTACACCATGGACGGCGAGACCACGATCGGCGCGGGCGACCGGCTGCGGACCGTGCTCACCCTCGGGGACCGCGCCGACACCAGCGTCGTGCGCGACGGACGGCGCCTGTCCTGGTCGCGGCTCGACGACACGTACACCGGGGACGCCACGTACACCACCGGCGTCCCGCGCGACCAGCGGCACGCGGTCGGCACCACGAACGAGCGCTATCGGCTGTACGGCTCCGAGGGCTGCTACGACCGGAGCCTGACGACCGTTCAGGGCACGGTCACCCAGGACCTGCGGCGCTGCTGA
- a CDS encoding ABC transporter ATP-binding protein, producing the protein MQIRDLPYADPGVPDVRSGTRFLVWLGRNQLGGQLKALAWGLLLQLGIAGLPLGVGVAVQAVVDRDGGRLALGGGILVVCGLAIAVGDTMLHRTAVTNWITAAARVQQLLSRKTAELGSILTRRVAAGEVVSVSTGDVEKIGWFVEAMSRFAAAAVSLVIVCVALVVYQPALGIVVALGVPVLALAVLPLLPRATRRADIQREKAGKATELASDTVAGLRVLRGIGGEELFLGRYRAASQEVRRAAVHSARMWALIAAIQVVLPGILLIVVVAYGARLALDGRITVGELVTVYGAVALTHHPMRNFEEIAMAYSFSRPSAKRAARVLSLTRTTTTTGETGEERKATGDLYDPLTGLLAPAGRFTAVVCGDPDVAGRLADRLGGHPAEPDADHTSVLLGGIPLDELPLESARTAVLVQDKDPVLLSGTLRDLLDVPSSGAVRAEDALAAAQCGDVLDALAQASVGTDGDPMRTRITERGRSLSGGQRQRLALARSLATDPEVLVLDEPTSAVDSHTESRVAEGIARLREGGTTVVLASSPLLLDRADRVVLVHEGQAVAVGTHRELLAAEPRYRAVVTRETDEELAASAPRVGELEALEGESA; encoded by the coding sequence ATGCAGATTCGAGATCTTCCCTACGCCGACCCAGGGGTCCCCGATGTCCGCTCGGGCACCCGGTTCCTCGTCTGGCTCGGCCGCAACCAGCTCGGCGGGCAGCTGAAGGCCCTCGCCTGGGGGCTGCTCCTCCAGCTGGGCATCGCCGGACTGCCGCTCGGCGTCGGCGTCGCCGTGCAGGCGGTCGTCGACCGCGACGGCGGGCGACTCGCCCTCGGCGGAGGCATCCTCGTGGTCTGCGGGCTCGCGATCGCGGTCGGCGACACGATGCTGCACCGCACCGCCGTCACCAACTGGATCACCGCCGCCGCCCGGGTCCAGCAGCTCCTCTCCCGCAAGACCGCCGAGCTGGGCTCCATCCTCACCCGGAGGGTCGCCGCGGGAGAGGTCGTATCCGTTTCGACGGGCGACGTGGAGAAGATCGGATGGTTCGTCGAGGCGATGTCCCGGTTCGCCGCCGCCGCCGTCTCCCTGGTGATCGTCTGCGTGGCCCTCGTCGTCTACCAGCCCGCCCTGGGCATCGTCGTCGCCCTCGGCGTCCCCGTCCTCGCCCTCGCCGTGCTGCCGCTGCTCCCCCGCGCCACCCGCCGGGCGGACATCCAGCGCGAGAAGGCGGGCAAGGCCACCGAGCTCGCCTCCGACACCGTCGCCGGGCTCCGCGTGCTGCGCGGCATCGGCGGCGAGGAGCTGTTCCTCGGCCGCTACCGCGCCGCCTCCCAGGAGGTCCGCAGGGCAGCCGTGCACAGCGCGCGCATGTGGGCGCTGATCGCCGCGATCCAGGTCGTCCTGCCCGGCATCCTGCTCATCGTCGTCGTGGCGTACGGGGCGCGGCTCGCGCTCGACGGCCGCATCACGGTCGGCGAACTCGTCACCGTCTACGGCGCCGTGGCCCTCACCCATCATCCGATGCGGAACTTCGAGGAGATCGCCATGGCCTACTCCTTCTCGCGGCCGTCCGCGAAGCGGGCCGCCCGGGTCCTCTCGCTGACCCGCACGACGACCACCACCGGCGAGACGGGCGAGGAGCGCAAGGCGACCGGTGACCTGTACGACCCGCTGACCGGGCTGCTCGCCCCGGCCGGCCGGTTCACCGCCGTCGTCTGCGGTGACCCGGACGTGGCCGGGCGGCTCGCGGACCGGCTCGGCGGCCACCCGGCCGAACCCGACGCGGACCACACCTCGGTCCTGCTCGGCGGGATCCCGCTGGACGAACTGCCGCTGGAGAGCGCCCGTACGGCCGTCCTCGTCCAGGACAAGGACCCGGTCCTGCTCTCGGGCACCCTCCGGGACCTCCTCGACGTGCCCTCGTCGGGGGCGGTCCGGGCCGAGGACGCGCTGGCCGCCGCCCAGTGCGGCGACGTCCTCGACGCACTCGCCCAGGCGTCCGTCGGCACCGACGGGGACCCGATGCGGACCCGGATCACCGAGCGGGGCCGGTCGCTCTCCGGCGGCCAGCGCCAACGGCTGGCGCTCGCCCGTTCGCTGGCCACCGACCCGGAGGTGCTCGTCCTGGACGAGCCGACCTCGGCGGTCGACTCGCACACCGAGTCCCGGGTGGCCGAGGGGATCGCCCGGCTGCGCGAGGGCGGGACGACCGTGGTCCTCGCCTCCTCGCCGCTGCTCCTGGACCGCGCCGACCGGGTGGTCCTGGTCCACGAGGGGCAGGCGGTCGCCGTCGGCACCCACCGCGAACTCCTCGCCGCGGAACCCCGCTACCGGGCGGTCGTCACCCGCGAGACCGACGAGGAACTCGCCGCGTCGGCGCCTCGCGTCGGCGAACTCGAAGCACTGGAAGGGGAATCGGCATGA
- a CDS encoding ABC transporter ATP-binding protein produces MIGLAPPEYDPAAPTTATTLPVAAGASVKIYVRGLLRRHRRAFALLIGVNAVAVIASMAGPYLLGSVVDELSAGARDLHLERTVALFAVALLVQTVFVRLVRLRGAMLGEEMLADLREDFLVRSVGLPPGVLERAGTGDLLSRITTDVDRLANAMREAVPQLAIGVVWVGLLLGGLAVTAPPLALAALLATPVLVVGTRWYFKRAPSAYRSESAGYAAVAAALAETVDAGRTVEAHRLGARRVALSDRRVSEWVAWERYTLFLRSVLFPVVTITHTTVLCGVLLLGGVFVFQGWIDVGQLTTGALLAQMLVDPIGIVLRWYDELQVAQVSLARLVGVRDIEPDAGDTEVRPEGRAVRADDVRFGYREGVDVLHEVSLKVAPGTRLALVGPSGAGKSTLGRLLAGIYAPRTGSVTLGSAELARMPAERVREHVALVNQEHHVFVGSLRDNLLLARTGATDTELWAALTAVDAEVWARGLDEGLDTEVGSGGRSLTPAQAQQIALARLVLADPHTLVLDEATSLLDPRAARHLERSLGRVLDGRTVVAIAHRLHTAHDADLIAVVESGRISELGSHAELVAADGAYAALWRSWHG; encoded by the coding sequence ATGATCGGCCTGGCGCCACCGGAGTACGACCCGGCGGCCCCCACGACGGCGACGACGCTGCCCGTCGCGGCCGGCGCGTCCGTGAAGATCTACGTACGGGGGCTCCTGCGTCGCCATCGCCGGGCGTTCGCGCTGCTCATCGGGGTGAACGCGGTCGCCGTGATCGCCTCGATGGCCGGCCCGTACCTGCTCGGTTCGGTGGTGGACGAACTGTCCGCCGGGGCCCGTGACCTCCATCTGGAGCGGACGGTCGCGCTGTTCGCGGTCGCCCTGCTCGTCCAGACGGTCTTCGTGCGGCTCGTCCGGCTGCGGGGGGCGATGCTCGGCGAGGAGATGCTCGCCGATCTGCGGGAGGACTTCCTGGTCCGCTCGGTCGGCCTGCCGCCGGGCGTCCTCGAACGGGCCGGGACCGGTGATCTGCTCTCCCGCATCACCACGGACGTCGACCGGCTCGCCAACGCGATGCGCGAGGCCGTGCCCCAGCTGGCCATCGGCGTCGTCTGGGTGGGTCTGCTGCTCGGCGGCCTCGCGGTCACCGCGCCCCCGCTCGCGCTCGCGGCCCTCCTCGCGACCCCGGTCCTCGTCGTGGGCACCCGCTGGTACTTCAAGCGGGCGCCCTCCGCGTACCGCTCGGAGTCCGCGGGGTACGCGGCGGTGGCCGCCGCCCTCGCGGAGACGGTCGACGCGGGCCGCACAGTGGAGGCCCACCGGCTGGGCGCGCGGCGCGTCGCCCTCTCCGACCGGCGCGTCTCGGAATGGGTGGCGTGGGAGAGGTACACGCTGTTCCTGCGCTCGGTGCTGTTCCCGGTCGTCACGATCACGCACACGACGGTGCTGTGCGGCGTACTCCTCCTCGGCGGGGTCTTCGTCTTCCAGGGCTGGATCGACGTCGGGCAGCTGACGACGGGCGCGCTGCTCGCCCAGATGCTGGTGGACCCGATCGGCATCGTGCTGCGCTGGTACGACGAACTCCAGGTCGCGCAGGTGTCCCTGGCCCGGCTCGTCGGCGTCCGCGACATCGAGCCGGACGCGGGCGACACGGAGGTACGGCCGGAGGGCCGGGCGGTCCGGGCGGACGACGTCCGGTTCGGCTACCGCGAGGGCGTCGACGTCCTGCACGAGGTGTCCCTGAAGGTGGCGCCCGGCACCCGGCTCGCCCTGGTCGGCCCGTCCGGCGCCGGCAAGTCCACCCTCGGCCGCCTCCTCGCGGGCATCTACGCCCCGAGGACCGGCTCGGTCACGCTCGGTTCGGCCGAGCTGGCGCGGATGCCCGCCGAGCGGGTCCGTGAGCACGTGGCCCTGGTCAACCAGGAGCACCACGTCTTCGTGGGCTCGCTCCGGGACAATCTGCTCCTGGCCAGGACGGGGGCCACGGACACCGAGCTGTGGGCGGCGCTCACGGCGGTGGACGCGGAGGTCTGGGCACGGGGGCTCGACGAGGGTCTGGACACGGAGGTCGGCTCGGGCGGCCGTTCGCTGACCCCGGCACAGGCCCAGCAGATCGCCCTGGCCCGGCTCGTCCTCGCGGACCCGCACACGCTGGTCCTGGACGAGGCGACCTCGCTGCTCGACCCGCGCGCGGCCCGCCATCTGGAACGGTCCCTCGGCCGGGTCCTGGACGGGCGGACGGTGGTGGCCATCGCGCACCGGCTGCACACCGCGCACGACGCCGATCTGATCGCGGTGGTCGAGTCGGGCCGGATCAGCGAGCTCGGCAGCCACGCGGAACTCGTCGCGGCGGACGGGGCGTACGCGGCGCTGTGGAGGTCGTGGCACGGGTGA
- a CDS encoding FAD-binding and (Fe-S)-binding domain-containing protein: MPLFEPNPQALRPGTKRTPAPDRVPELQARGTPRRLREELAEFLGPEKVLSKISDLVRYASDASPYRFVPQVVVVAEDIDDISTILSYAHGKGREVVFRAAGTSLNGQAQGEDILVDVRRHWAGVEVLDGGARARIRPGTTVVRANAALAPYGRVLGPDPASAIACTIGGVVANNASGMTAGTTRNSYRTVASLTFVLPSGTVVDTADPAADEELARAEPRLCAELMALKAEIEADGELTDRIRAKYAIKNTNGYRLDAFLDGDTPVSILRGLMVGSEGTFGFISEVVFDTLPLDREVSSALLFFPSLPAAAEAVPLFNAAGALAVELMDGNTLRASVSVAGVPADWAELPKETAALLVEFRAPDAAAREGYERAAAEVLAGLDLVAPVASVENAFTTDPKRIAGYWKARKAFVTAVGGSRPSGTTLITEDFAVPPARLAEACEALLDLQSRHGFDAAVAGHAAHGNLHFLLAFDAGDPTDVERYAAFMDEFCKLTVERFDGSLKAEHATGRNIAPFLELEWGTRATDLMWRVKEAIDPDGVLAPRIVLDRDPQAHLRGLKTIPTVERIADPCIECGFCEPTCPSHDLTTTPRQRIVLRREMMRQSDGSPVETRLLESYGYDAVDTCAGDSTCKLACPVGIDTGALMKEFRHERHTSREERIAALAAKNFRAAEASARLAVAAADRIGDRVLESVTGLARRAVSTDLVPEWLPEIPGAAARRLPRTHRPAAVAVYYPACVNRIFGNPDGERGPSLPEAVVAVSARAGKPVWIPDDVAGTCCATIWHSKGYERGNAVMANRIVEAAWGWTAGGTLPLVVDASSCTLGIAHEVVPYLTEDNRALHAEMTVVDSLVWAADELLPRLDVRRRVGSAVVHPTCSMRHLGDEEKLTELARACAEEVVVPTDAGCCAFAGDRGMLHPELTASATAREAAEVTARPFDAHLSANRMCEIGMGRATGRSYGSVLLALEHATRP, from the coding sequence ATGCCGCTGTTCGAGCCGAACCCGCAGGCCCTACGCCCCGGTACGAAGCGGACTCCGGCCCCGGACCGCGTACCGGAGCTCCAGGCCCGGGGGACGCCGAGGCGGCTGCGCGAGGAGCTGGCCGAGTTCCTCGGCCCCGAGAAGGTCCTCTCGAAGATCTCCGACCTCGTGCGGTACGCCTCCGACGCCAGCCCCTACCGCTTCGTCCCGCAGGTCGTCGTGGTCGCCGAGGACATCGACGACATCTCCACGATCCTGTCGTACGCCCACGGCAAGGGCCGCGAGGTGGTCTTCCGCGCCGCCGGGACCAGCCTCAACGGGCAGGCGCAGGGCGAGGACATCCTGGTCGACGTGCGCCGCCACTGGGCGGGCGTCGAGGTCCTGGACGGCGGCGCACGGGCGCGGATCCGCCCCGGCACCACCGTCGTCCGGGCCAACGCGGCACTCGCCCCGTACGGGCGGGTCCTGGGTCCCGATCCGGCCAGCGCCATCGCCTGCACGATCGGCGGAGTCGTCGCCAACAACGCCTCCGGCATGACGGCCGGGACGACGAGGAACTCGTACCGGACGGTGGCCTCGCTCACCTTCGTGCTGCCGAGCGGGACCGTGGTCGACACGGCCGACCCGGCCGCCGACGAGGAGCTGGCGCGCGCCGAGCCGAGGCTGTGCGCGGAGCTGATGGCGCTCAAGGCCGAGATCGAGGCGGACGGCGAGCTGACCGACCGGATCCGCGCCAAGTACGCCATCAAGAACACCAACGGCTACCGGCTGGACGCCTTCCTCGACGGCGACACGCCGGTGAGCATCCTGCGCGGTCTCATGGTGGGCTCGGAGGGCACGTTCGGCTTCATCTCGGAGGTCGTCTTCGACACGCTGCCGCTGGACCGCGAGGTGTCCTCGGCCCTGCTCTTCTTCCCCTCGCTGCCGGCCGCGGCCGAGGCCGTACCCCTCTTCAACGCGGCGGGGGCGCTGGCCGTCGAGCTCATGGACGGCAACACGCTGCGGGCCTCGGTCAGCGTGGCGGGCGTCCCGGCGGACTGGGCGGAGCTGCCCAAGGAGACCGCGGCGCTCCTGGTCGAGTTCCGGGCGCCGGACGCGGCGGCGCGCGAGGGGTACGAGCGGGCGGCGGCGGAGGTCCTCGCCGGGCTCGACCTGGTGGCCCCGGTGGCCTCCGTGGAGAACGCGTTCACCACGGACCCGAAGCGGATCGCCGGCTACTGGAAGGCCCGCAAGGCCTTCGTGACGGCGGTCGGCGGCTCCCGCCCCTCCGGGACGACCCTGATCACCGAGGACTTCGCGGTGCCCCCGGCCCGGCTCGCGGAGGCCTGCGAGGCGCTGCTCGACCTGCAGTCCCGGCACGGTTTCGACGCCGCCGTGGCCGGTCACGCCGCGCACGGCAACCTCCACTTCCTGCTCGCCTTCGACGCGGGCGATCCGACCGACGTCGAGCGGTACGCGGCCTTCATGGACGAGTTCTGCAAGCTGACCGTGGAGCGCTTCGACGGCTCCCTGAAGGCGGAGCACGCCACCGGCCGCAACATCGCGCCGTTCCTGGAGCTGGAGTGGGGGACGCGGGCGACCGACCTGATGTGGCGGGTCAAGGAGGCCATCGATCCCGACGGGGTGCTCGCCCCGCGGATCGTCCTGGACCGCGATCCGCAGGCGCACCTGCGGGGCCTGAAGACGATCCCCACCGTGGAGCGGATCGCCGATCCGTGCATCGAGTGCGGCTTCTGCGAACCGACCTGTCCCAGCCACGATCTGACGACCACTCCGCGCCAGCGGATCGTGCTGCGCCGGGAGATGATGCGGCAGAGCGACGGCTCCCCGGTCGAGACCCGACTCCTGGAGTCGTACGGCTACGACGCCGTCGACACCTGCGCCGGCGACTCCACCTGCAAGCTGGCCTGTCCGGTCGGGATCGACACGGGCGCGCTGATGAAGGAGTTCCGGCACGAGCGGCACACCTCGCGCGAGGAGCGGATCGCCGCCCTGGCCGCCAAGAACTTCCGGGCGGCGGAGGCCTCGGCGCGGCTCGCGGTCGCCGCGGCCGACCGGATCGGCGACCGGGTCCTGGAGTCGGTGACGGGCCTGGCCCGCCGGGCGGTCAGCACCGACCTCGTACCGGAGTGGCTGCCGGAGATCCCCGGCGCGGCGGCGCGGCGGCTGCCCCGCACCCACCGCCCCGCCGCGGTCGCCGTCTACTACCCGGCCTGTGTGAACCGGATCTTCGGCAATCCGGACGGCGAGCGCGGCCCCTCGCTGCCGGAGGCCGTGGTCGCGGTGTCGGCGCGCGCGGGGAAGCCGGTGTGGATCCCCGACGACGTGGCCGGAACCTGCTGCGCGACGATCTGGCACTCCAAGGGGTACGAGCGGGGCAACGCGGTGATGGCGAACCGGATCGTGGAGGCGGCCTGGGGATGGACCGCGGGCGGGACGCTGCCGCTGGTCGTGGACGCCTCCTCGTGCACGCTGGGCATCGCGCACGAGGTCGTGCCGTATCTGACGGAGGACAACCGGGCGCTGCACGCCGAGATGACGGTGGTCGACTCGCTGGTGTGGGCGGCGGACGAGCTGCTCCCCCGGCTCGATGTCCGCCGCCGGGTCGGCTCGGCCGTGGTCCATCCGACCTGCTCGATGCGGCACCTCGGCGACGAGGAGAAGCTGACGGAACTCGCGCGGGCCTGCGCCGAGGAGGTCGTCGTCCCCACCGACGCGGGCTGCTGCGCGTTCGCGGGCGACCGGGGCATGCTGCACCCGGAGCTGACGGCCTCGGCGACAGCCCGGGAGGCGGCCGAGGTGACGGCGCGGCCCTTCGACGCGCATCTCTCGGCCAATCGGATGTGCGAGATCGGGATGGGCCGGGCGACGGGCCGCAGCTACGGATCGGTGCTCCTCGCCCTGGAGCACGCGACCCGGCCCTGA
- a CDS encoding Gfo/Idh/MocA family oxidoreductase, translated as MNEQSPHEPSRRKVLRTTAAAAGTGLGIGALGVPSAQAAAPAVAPAAAPAAESPAAAVPKRRGATMAGVPFGGRSTVRVGIVGYGNRGASMIGHFLSLPWVRVNAVCDPVRDKAERAAAAVVAAGQPAPAVYANGENDYEKLCARTDLDLVYVATPWETHFPIARAAMLGGKHVGVECPVAMRLDELWELVDLSEQTRRHCMQLENCCYGRNEMRVLRMAHAGKFGRLLHGAGAYNHDLRGLMFSPTYYEGPWRRRWHTQLKGDLYPNHGFGPVANYMDVNRGDRAVSISSFGTPALGLAEYREEHMPSGDPSWKETYIGADRTISVVQTAKGRVIRLEHDVSTPHPYSRINSLGGTRGVFEDYPARVYLEPDHKDDQWADFSAYAGEFDHWLWKEHANPPGGHGGMDYIMVYRLMQCMKLGLPPDFDVYDAATWTAPVPLSHASIKAKGAPQEIPDFTRGEWRKARSGVDSVKPA; from the coding sequence ATGAACGAGCAGTCACCGCACGAGCCGAGCCGCCGCAAGGTCCTCAGGACCACCGCCGCCGCGGCCGGGACGGGGCTCGGTATCGGCGCCCTCGGCGTCCCGTCCGCGCAGGCGGCGGCCCCGGCGGTCGCTCCGGCCGCCGCCCCCGCCGCCGAGTCACCCGCCGCGGCCGTGCCGAAGCGCCGCGGGGCCACCATGGCCGGGGTCCCCTTCGGGGGCCGGTCCACGGTCCGGGTCGGCATCGTCGGCTACGGCAACCGGGGCGCCAGCATGATCGGCCACTTCCTCTCGCTCCCCTGGGTCCGGGTGAACGCCGTCTGCGACCCCGTGCGCGACAAGGCCGAGCGGGCCGCCGCGGCGGTCGTCGCCGCCGGACAGCCCGCCCCCGCCGTCTACGCGAACGGCGAGAACGACTACGAGAAGCTCTGCGCCCGCACCGACCTCGACCTGGTGTACGTGGCCACCCCCTGGGAGACCCACTTCCCGATCGCCCGCGCGGCGATGCTGGGCGGCAAGCACGTCGGTGTGGAGTGTCCGGTCGCGATGCGGCTCGACGAGCTGTGGGAGCTCGTCGACCTGTCGGAGCAGACCCGCCGCCACTGCATGCAGCTGGAGAACTGCTGCTACGGCCGGAACGAGATGCGCGTGCTGCGGATGGCGCACGCCGGCAAGTTCGGCCGGCTCCTGCACGGAGCGGGGGCGTACAACCACGACCTGCGCGGTCTGATGTTCTCCCCGACGTACTACGAGGGCCCCTGGCGGCGACGCTGGCACACACAGCTGAAGGGCGACCTCTACCCCAACCACGGCTTCGGTCCCGTCGCCAACTACATGGACGTCAACCGCGGCGACCGGGCGGTGAGCATCAGCAGCTTCGGCACCCCGGCGCTCGGCCTCGCCGAGTACCGCGAGGAGCACATGCCGTCCGGCGACCCCAGCTGGAAGGAGACGTACATCGGGGCCGACCGGACGATCAGCGTGGTGCAGACGGCCAAGGGCCGGGTCATCCGGCTGGAGCACGACGTCTCCACCCCACACCCGTACAGCAGGATCAACAGCCTGGGCGGCACCCGGGGCGTCTTTGAGGACTATCCGGCCCGGGTCTACCTGGAGCCGGACCACAAGGACGACCAGTGGGCCGACTTCTCGGCGTACGCGGGAGAGTTCGACCACTGGCTGTGGAAGGAGCACGCCAACCCGCCGGGCGGACACGGCGGCATGGACTACATCATGGTCTACCGCCTGATGCAGTGCATGAAGCTCGGGCTGCCGCCGGACTTCGACGTGTACGACGCCGCCACCTGGACGGCGCCGGTGCCGCTGAGCCACGCCTCGATCAAGGCGAAGGGCGCGCCGCAGGAGATCCCCGACTTCACGCGCGGCGAGTGGCGTAAGGCCCGCTCGGGCGTGGACTCGGTGAAACCCGCCTGA
- a CDS encoding MarR family transcriptional regulator, translating into MSTSAVPTGPGRSGEPDADGLLAEQLLRLTRRLHRIQKRHLEPLGITPAQSRLLRTVAYFGEPPRMADLATRLEVVPRAVTSLVDGLEAVDRVRRVPDPSNRRVVRIELTDAGRATLRELRSARRSAAEDILAPLTAAQREVLGGLLSALVDPGPEGGC; encoded by the coding sequence ATGAGCACCTCCGCCGTCCCGACCGGACCCGGCCGTTCGGGGGAACCCGACGCCGACGGCCTCCTCGCCGAGCAGCTGCTGCGCCTCACCCGGCGTCTGCACCGCATCCAGAAGCGCCACCTGGAGCCGCTCGGCATCACACCCGCCCAGTCCAGGCTGCTCCGCACGGTCGCGTACTTCGGGGAGCCGCCCCGGATGGCCGACCTCGCGACCCGGCTCGAGGTCGTCCCGCGCGCGGTGACCAGTCTCGTCGACGGTCTGGAGGCCGTCGACCGGGTGCGCCGGGTGCCCGATCCGAGCAACCGCCGGGTGGTGCGCATCGAGCTCACCGACGCGGGCCGCGCCACGCTGCGGGAGCTGCGCAGCGCGCGCCGGTCGGCCGCAGAGGACATCCTTGCTCCATTGACCGCCGCACAGCGCGAGGTGCTCGGAGGTCTGCTGTCCGCCCTGGTCGACCCCGGCCCGGAGGGCGGCTGCTGA